Proteins encoded in a region of the Limanda limanda chromosome 17, fLimLim1.1, whole genome shotgun sequence genome:
- the polr3h gene encoding DNA-directed RNA polymerase III subunit RPC8, with protein MFVLVEMIDTVRIPPWNFQRQLNEAIDEELNKKLANKVVYSVGLCICLFDVIKLDDSYIFPGDGASHTKVQFRYVVFHPFLDEILVGKIKYCSQEGVHVTMGFFDDILIPPESLQQPAKFDEAEQVWLWEYETDEGAHDLYMDQGEEIRFRVTDEIFVDTSPTGPSSAEPECPPPPGEAAAAPAEDVKKEAPYTLIGTICEPGLGLLSWWNN; from the exons atGTTCGTGCTGGTGGAGATGATCGACACCGTCAGGATCCCTCCCTGGAACTTTCAGCGACAACTGAACGAGGCCATCGACGAGGAGCTCAACAAGAAACTGGCCAACAAG GTCGTCTACAGCGTCGGTCTCTGCATCTGCTTGTTCGACGTCATCAAGCTGGATGATTCCTACATCTTCCCTGGAGACGGAGCCTCACACACCAAAG TTCAGTTTAGGTATGTGGTTTTTCACCCTTTCCTCGATGAGATCCTGGTGGGCAAGATCAAGTACTGCAGTCAGGAGGGAGTTCACG tgacGATGGGCTTCTTCGACGACATCCTCATTCCACCAGAGTCTCTTCAGCAGCCGGCCAAGTT CGATGAAGCTGAGCAGGTTTGGCTTTGGGAGTACGAGACGGACGAGGGGGCCCACGACCTCTACATGGACCAGGGAGAGGAGATCCGCTTCCGTGTGACAGACGAGATCTTCGTGGACACGTCGCCGACCGGCCCCTCGTCAGCGGAGCCGGAATGCCCGCCTCCACCAGGAGAGGCCGCGGCAGCTCCAGCAGAAGACGTGAAGAAAGAGGCTCCGTACACTCTGATT GGAACCATCTGTGAGCCGGGCCTGGGCCTCCTGTCGTGGTGGAACAATTAG